The genomic stretch CTGGGCAGCGGCTACACCTGGGCCGAGGGGCCGACCTACGTGCCGGCGCGGGCCCGGGTGGTCTTCAGCGACGTGCGCCAGAACCGGACCTGGGCCTACACCGATGCCGGCGAGCTGGTCGAGGAGATGAGCCCGAGCAATTACCAGAACGGCCACACGGTCGACGCGCAGGGCCGCCTGATCGCGTGCTCCCATGGCGAGCGGGCGCTGCTGCGCCAGGAACTGGACGGCACGTGGACGACCCTGGCGAGCACCTTCGAGGGCCAGCGCCTGAGTTCTCCCAACGACGTGGCCCTGCACCCGGACGGCAGCCTGTGGTTCACCGATCCGACCTACGGCCTGACCAAGCCCGAGGAGGGCGGACGCGGCGAGCCGATGGAGGTGCCCGGCTGCTGGGTGTACCGCTTGAGCCCGGACGGCACCCTGAGTGCGCCGATCCGCGACCGCGACATGCCGAACGGGCTGGTCTTCGCGTCGGCTGATACGCTGCTGCTGGCCGATACTGGCAAGAATGGAGCCACGTACCGCTACCGCGTGACCCCGGACGGCGCGGCCACCCTGGAGGGCGAGCACTTCCGCGTGAGCCCAGGCAAGACCGACGGCCTGCGC from Deinococcus sp. AB2017081 encodes the following:
- a CDS encoding SMP-30/gluconolactonase/LRE family protein, which translates into the protein MTLHATRPEFLDLFPAGAAPEQLGSGYTWAEGPTYVPARARVVFSDVRQNRTWAYTDAGELVEEMSPSNYQNGHTVDAQGRLIACSHGERALLRQELDGTWTTLASTFEGQRLSSPNDVALHPDGSLWFTDPTYGLTKPEEGGRGEPMEVPGCWVYRLSPDGTLSAPIRDRDMPNGLVFASADTLLLADTGKNGATYRYRVTPDGAATLEGEHFRVSPGKTDGLRVDEAGRIWSSAGDGVHVLTPDGEELGRIAFPEVVSNVCFGGPDGTTLYVTATSGFWRIPTCTRALSWH